The Vanessa tameamea isolate UH-Manoa-2023 chromosome 25, ilVanTame1 primary haplotype, whole genome shotgun sequence genome segment CTTTAGTGCACCCAATCGGATGACCATATCTGCCCTAAATAGCTTCGCCCATGACGCAATATCCTAAATTCGTACAGTCTAAAGAATTCGTATATGGCACCACAATATCTATAATTTCAATAAGACGATAATATGCAGAATTTTCTTAGTAATAAGAATGAATGTACTATATATTCAATACAtgcaaattaatgtaaaatacaaataaactagTTCAATAGATATTGTTTTTAACGAAAAACGATAAGCGAGCAGACGTCCTACTAGCAAGTGGACATCATAACATAGACATCGAATACGAACAACTAAATTTAGTGTTGCCAACATTTGAATTTCACCTACATTCAGGGGGAAACCATCCCTAAGTTGGCTACACTGTTCACGCTATCCGCGAACTTATTGTGGTAAGGGCCAGCGGGGGACTTTAGCTTTTCCCCAGTGACTCAGGATCTGGCAGCCAATCACTCCCGGCTTCTCCCAGTTACGAGGAGTCACTACCGCCCAAAGTTTCTCGTTGCCACGTCGCACTTGGATTTTAATATCCTTTTGATAGGACTGCTTAACAATCTTGCGCAACTGAAAAATGTCGCAGTAGTTGCTGATGTTGATGTAGTCGAACTGTATCAACTTGTCATTCTCACGGAGACCCTGTAAtgtgtacatatttaatatatttaaaattaatttaatttttatacagaatatGGCAATGTCAAGTCTGGTTGACCAATGATTGCGAGTCTAACTCGGGTCATCACTAAATACGTATCCGTTAAttcggtaaataaaaaatttaccaAACATTACTTTTACTGGAATTTTAAACTAGAagacagatttaaaaataaaatctaattaaaaatattaaacttattagaACATTTAGTAATTTCCTATTTTATAAGtagttttaatgtaagtaaaaagtaaattttgttcataaaaatataaatactaccaaagatatttacaataatagagCCAATTACAgatgtacttaaataataaccatgttgtatttatttattttctcttttctttgtggtgtacaataaagtaaagtaaagcaaAGTAAAGTAATATACATTCAaaggtaagaaaaaaaaaaacaaaacagataaAAAGCACTCAATCTTAAACCTTaagcatttgttttataatcaccATTAAGTTTATAAGCCttgtttaactatttattcAGTATAGACTAATTAATTATCAGAGTTCTCTGGCATAGACACTACTCATAGATTCTAGattcatagatatttttaatgatttgatataatataatattaagtaacttTATATCACTCTGTAATCGTGCAGGTAGTCAGTAGCTTTAAAGTTCTTTCGTTTCGAGTTTCGGAATTTTTCAATGTGtgagaaatatttactatacgTGCAATTCTAGAGATAACAGAGTTCCGGGAGTATTTTTTGCGTTTAAATGGTGCTTGAAGTAGAAGGATGTGAGGAATCCGTATGGGTACGGTACTTCATGAAGTTAATTTTGGATAGACGATACGAACTGTCATGTCTATTTAAGAAATCCTATAGCACTGACATAACAGCCATTTGCTGGCTTTATCTTAATGTATGTACGGTACGTGTTTACAATTATCTTGACAAGTTTGTCAAAAGAGGTGGTGGCTACGGTACATTGGATCTGTTCGATTTCTCCATTGCGTTTTATGTAACAAaggtctatatattatatattacttcgGGAATATGCAACATAAATATCATCTCGAGTGTATCATTATTGCGTACGTGCAGTACGTGcgtattgaaataacgattagCAACgacgatattataaatatatttttttctaataaaataatagaaattttaCCCCGTCATGAGCAGGAGATCCTTCTACAACACAGTGAATGGTTGCAAAAACATCGTTCCTAATGTCTTTAAGGTTGGGGGGATTATCGTTATGAGCGAAAGCATACAGGGCATATGTCTTAATTTCTTCATAGCTTTCATCCTCATTAATGGCATATTCGCCGAACAAGAGCGATTGATAAATTGGGTCAGAAGAATGAAGATTGAGTATATCGTTCAATGGCACCATCTTATGGGTGCGACGTACTGGatctgaaatgaaaatatttaatatgaataatttaaaatgaatgaataaccTATTTCGTACGTAATTTATATTAGTAGATTGTTATTTAATCCTCAAGATATATTGTACTTAAGGGAGTCGGGCACTGAGGCTAACGAGTACGAGCACACTTATGGATATAAAGATTTACATgcccaaaaaaaaacaaaatgtccaactggacattttgttttttttttacgttaggTATTCGAGAGCACAACTGTGCTCTAACGTCAACTCTGCGAAAAATCTTGCATACTGTTAATATtcagttgtaaataaatatttacactgaaACAGAAATATCTCGGAAGAGGCGTCATGTAAGTTCCGGACGCTAACTTCATAACGCCGAAATGACTCTGGTAGCACAACGCCATAATTTGTACAACAGTATAAGTCACTATAAAATGTCCGCTCGGATACAACGTAGAGTATTGATTTTACCGACGGAAAACAAGCGATGAG includes the following:
- the LOC113401804 gene encoding uncharacterized protein LOC113401804; this translates as MVRRYIQETEKVEKPKPMQKIDFYKPFSEMTSEELKQNFEEIVLSHVRFTKTKKQKHPNPVRRTHKMVPLNDILNLHSSDPIYQSLLFGEYAINEDESYEEIKTYALYAFAHNDNPPNLKDIRNDVFATIHCVVEGSPAHDGGLRENDKLIQFDYINISNYCDIFQLRKIVKQSYQKDIKIQVRRGNEKLWAVVTPRNWEKPGVIGCQILSHWGKAKVPRWPLPQ